The Haloarchaeobius amylolyticus genome window below encodes:
- a CDS encoding glycine betaine ABC transporter substrate-binding protein, with protein sequence MEGVSRRRFLARAATGVGSTSLVSGCLDLGDGGGPTIPVDRRLSVGSKHFTENRILGFMTFEAVNHVLDVQPVHEIGYGRTSTIWEALVEGAVDTYWEYTGTLWYVHLQDDGPPARIDDPLTLYQRVRKDVRAAYDLECFSPAPFDNPYVLCVRPEWAAETGISTLSGLFEYAADGNPVPVAVGPEFYHRADGWPGLLDHYGVSEGTRRAWDPTVAVVNLVLGYEFLVGETIDVAMGFGTDPQIPINDLVVLEDDRDFFPPYNPCPVVRAGVLDRIDGLGELLDRLGPTIETAEEMQALNARVVVGGEDARDVALSVLRREGILG encoded by the coding sequence ATGGAGGGGGTGTCGAGACGGCGATTTCTCGCACGGGCGGCCACGGGCGTCGGGAGCACGTCGCTCGTGAGTGGCTGTCTGGACCTGGGGGACGGCGGCGGGCCGACCATCCCGGTCGACCGCCGGCTCAGCGTCGGCTCGAAGCACTTCACCGAGAACCGCATCCTCGGCTTCATGACCTTCGAAGCCGTCAACCACGTCCTCGACGTCCAGCCGGTCCACGAGATCGGCTACGGCCGCACCAGCACCATCTGGGAGGCGCTGGTCGAGGGCGCCGTCGACACCTACTGGGAGTACACCGGCACCCTCTGGTACGTCCACCTGCAGGACGACGGCCCCCCGGCGCGTATCGACGACCCCCTCACGCTGTACCAGCGCGTGCGGAAGGACGTGCGGGCGGCCTACGACCTGGAGTGCTTCTCGCCCGCGCCCTTCGACAACCCGTACGTGCTCTGTGTTCGGCCCGAGTGGGCCGCCGAGACGGGCATCTCGACCCTCTCCGGGCTGTTCGAGTACGCCGCCGACGGGAACCCCGTCCCCGTCGCGGTCGGCCCGGAGTTCTACCACCGGGCGGACGGCTGGCCGGGGCTGCTCGACCACTACGGGGTCTCCGAGGGGACGAGACGGGCGTGGGACCCGACCGTGGCGGTCGTCAACCTCGTGCTGGGCTACGAGTTCCTCGTCGGGGAGACCATCGACGTCGCGATGGGGTTCGGCACGGACCCACAGATACCCATCAACGACCTGGTCGTCCTCGAGGACGACCGTGACTTCTTCCCGCCGTACAACCCGTGCCCGGTCGTCCGGGCCGGCGTCCTCGACCGCATCGACGGGCTCGGGGAGCTGCTGGACCGCCTCGGCCCGACCATCGAGACGGCCGAGGAGATGCAGGCGCTGAACGCCCGGGTCGTCGTCGGGGGCGAGG